The following coding sequences lie in one Hymenobacter sp. J193 genomic window:
- a CDS encoding conjugal transfer protein TraK produces MDSAKDLSTSFSTMRNLALGSVIALLLVALASGFLVYRAYENSGKRVYVVSQTGSVAALSAGTDAHTAYEARNLVRQFMQTMFGHDQYTYKANLDAALPLIEGRGGRRIYEGFTRGQVLQNYERYAARNVVTVDSVLVDMSKRPWAGQVYIKQRIFIGGQQKEPLPLAAKFNLEETNRSDANPYGLLITNFDYIPYTPTLTREETELLQSQEADRQRRLQEAQSGLAPAPDEAPAPAAATRAPAGPAPR; encoded by the coding sequence ATGGATTCCGCCAAAGATTTGAGTACCTCCTTCTCCACCATGCGCAACCTGGCGCTGGGGAGCGTTATAGCCCTGCTGCTGGTCGCCCTGGCCTCGGGCTTCCTGGTGTACCGGGCCTACGAGAACAGCGGTAAGCGCGTGTACGTCGTCTCGCAAACCGGCTCGGTGGCGGCCCTTTCGGCCGGCACGGATGCCCACACCGCCTACGAGGCCCGCAACCTGGTGCGCCAGTTCATGCAAACCATGTTCGGCCACGACCAATACACTTACAAGGCCAACCTGGACGCAGCCCTGCCGCTGATTGAGGGCCGCGGGGGCCGCCGGATTTACGAGGGCTTCACGCGGGGCCAAGTGCTGCAGAACTACGAGCGGTACGCCGCCCGCAACGTCGTGACGGTGGATAGTGTGCTCGTGGACATGAGCAAGCGCCCCTGGGCCGGTCAGGTCTACATCAAGCAGCGCATTTTCATCGGGGGCCAGCAGAAAGAGCCGCTGCCGCTGGCAGCCAAGTTCAACCTGGAAGAAACTAACCGCTCGGATGCCAACCCCTACGGGCTGCTGATTACCAACTTCGACTACATCCCCTACACGCCCACGCTGACGCGGGAAGAAACTGAGTTGCTGCAGTCGCAGGAAGCCGACCGGCAACGTCGCCTACAGGAAGCGCAAAGTGGCTTGGCCCCGGCCCCCGATGAGGCCCCGGCTCCGGCTGCTGCCACTCGCGCGCCGGCTGGCCCGGCTCCTCGCTAA
- a CDS encoding conjugative transposon protein TraN, with protein MVVANETLLDVAVSDSSTTYLVFGGPVSLVDVGMANNYLVKIEANAVFVRAKRKNAPPTPMLIRYGSKYWMGRLVFVNRPVLQLYDFQKDGALGMSGTGTAAGSAPENELALDKEEEKKSRVEGKLSQLRKAKEEHQAVAVVDNDLVLSLANVRNDKDFTYLRFKVINKTNIDYNVDFTDFQLVENAQRKFLARKKNEARRPLAPSGGLANQIITGRTTGYLTYAIPLYAATERGYLEVTLRELNGARVLVLPVPSRVINRASTI; from the coding sequence GTGGTAGTAGCCAATGAAACCCTGCTGGACGTGGCCGTTTCGGACAGCTCCACTACCTACCTCGTGTTCGGTGGCCCGGTGTCGCTCGTCGATGTGGGCATGGCCAATAACTACCTGGTCAAAATCGAAGCAAATGCCGTGTTCGTGCGCGCCAAACGCAAGAATGCGCCCCCTACGCCCATGCTCATTCGCTACGGCTCGAAGTATTGGATGGGGCGTCTCGTGTTTGTCAACCGGCCGGTTCTGCAACTCTATGACTTTCAGAAGGACGGGGCCCTGGGCATGAGCGGCACCGGCACGGCGGCCGGCTCGGCTCCGGAAAACGAGTTGGCGCTGGATAAGGAAGAGGAGAAGAAAAGCAGGGTCGAGGGCAAGCTCAGCCAGCTGCGCAAAGCCAAGGAAGAGCATCAGGCGGTAGCCGTGGTGGATAATGACCTGGTACTGTCGCTGGCCAACGTGCGCAACGACAAGGATTTCACCTACCTGCGCTTCAAGGTCATTAATAAGACCAACATCGACTACAACGTCGATTTCACCGACTTCCAGTTGGTGGAAAACGCCCAGAGGAAGTTTCTGGCCCGCAAAAAGAACGAAGCGCGCCGGCCGCTGGCTCCTTCGGGCGGGCTGGCCAACCAGATTATCACCGGCCGCACCACCGGCTACCTGACCTACGCCATTCCCCTGTACGCGGCCACGGAACGCGGCTACCTGGAAGTAACCCTGCGCGAACTCAACGGGGCGCGGGTGCTGGTGCTGCCGGTACCCTCGCGGGTGATTAACCGCGCCTCCACCATTTAA
- a CDS encoding VirB4 family type IV secretion system protein, which yields MRSYKSIERPAQVLGMNIQDLGIMVGLFIGSVLLLGFLGMAVKIPRIIYLLVIVVELGLIMGLRYLSRKQAPGFLMGWLSFTFIQPRRLAVGPLPTPAHDKKPKTTAFSAVMPVHSFEGDKVVFKDGRVGVGFLVEPAEMESWTIEDYEAFQAALVGVLRALPVGSIVQKTDIYYDRPYREDKTQQTYFENKMNKHFYERLVLFQKSYLFISFAPAAVKSPKTNAVNALVARAGEAVLKNPFAQLVQTLEVAESGAVEFIQGIKNLGGVTFERLSSQEIHQLYLQYFNLNFDGQPTRQEREMGNDMGTFSVGEQKVNVLSMVGQGSDAYPAVKNSYGVTAPMLYPLTHILQCPHVLTQALMIQDTRAELSSLDTDRKLNASLSFLATQDNHLRAAEVEEFTAEVRAENKQIVGLHLSVMLWDTNDTSRRENVERATAAFRYMFGTESVVESYLALPVFFGLLPGNANQVPDRWLTTTADRGACYMHWTATYKTDPVGEYLTDRFRNLVQVNLFNTALDNQNAMVIGPSGSGKSYTFGNLIVQRYEKGARQIIMDVGGTYRNVLQSLNGEDFDNTYFEYDPQRPIEFNPFIVPRDKANGNKWLYNDEKTNFHLALIAALWKGGKDTGLDKSERTILSRFLIEYYVYLNEHDKLGQKDEEFPGMESFYRFVERYDADMQKPVSVPGEGQEADPLDGARRQYQKNMKYIDMHQFFLVLGQYISGGRYERVLNAKRDVDLSEYRLICFDLAKVQADPDLYPVVAMLITELSLDLFRKFPDDVKYIALDEAWTMLSGVLSEFIESMYRTIRKTNGSVTIITQGITEITSSKIGPAIINNSATKIILRHINPDSLAQLQAPLGLTGHEMDLIKSVRSTDALREFFIKQGAKGKVFALEASPQLDAILTSKPVERNHLNKLVKFYQQTNRRPKVDKAGQLVVGTDGEIQYEDVKVQRLDYAVDQFVEDKQSRKLGGNDEQLSNGGLRHRPGVSARL from the coding sequence ATGCGCTCCTACAAGTCTATTGAGCGACCAGCCCAGGTCCTGGGCATGAATATTCAGGACCTGGGCATCATGGTTGGCCTGTTCATCGGTTCCGTGCTGCTGCTCGGATTTCTGGGGATGGCAGTCAAAATTCCCCGCATTATCTACCTGCTCGTCATCGTCGTGGAACTGGGCCTCATCATGGGCCTGCGCTACCTGAGCCGCAAGCAAGCGCCCGGCTTCCTGATGGGGTGGCTCTCCTTCACCTTCATTCAGCCCCGCCGCCTGGCCGTGGGGCCTTTACCAACTCCCGCTCATGACAAAAAGCCAAAAACCACCGCGTTTAGCGCGGTGATGCCGGTGCATAGCTTCGAGGGCGACAAGGTCGTGTTCAAGGATGGGCGCGTCGGCGTGGGCTTCCTGGTCGAGCCGGCCGAAATGGAAAGCTGGACCATTGAAGACTACGAGGCCTTCCAGGCCGCCCTCGTCGGGGTGCTGCGGGCGCTGCCGGTGGGCAGCATCGTGCAGAAAACCGACATCTACTACGACCGGCCTTATCGGGAAGACAAAACCCAGCAGACCTACTTTGAGAACAAGATGAACAAGCACTTCTATGAACGGCTGGTGCTGTTCCAGAAGTCCTACTTGTTCATCTCGTTTGCGCCGGCGGCGGTAAAGTCGCCCAAAACCAACGCGGTGAATGCCCTGGTGGCCCGCGCCGGCGAGGCCGTGCTCAAGAATCCGTTTGCGCAGCTGGTGCAAACCCTGGAGGTGGCCGAAAGCGGCGCGGTCGAATTCATTCAGGGCATCAAGAACCTGGGCGGCGTCACCTTCGAGCGGCTCAGCAGCCAGGAAATCCACCAGCTGTACCTGCAGTACTTCAATCTCAATTTCGACGGCCAGCCCACCCGGCAGGAGCGCGAGATGGGCAACGATATGGGCACGTTCAGCGTGGGGGAGCAGAAGGTTAATGTCCTGTCGATGGTGGGGCAGGGCTCGGACGCTTACCCGGCCGTGAAAAACAGCTACGGCGTTACCGCGCCCATGCTCTACCCGCTCACGCATATTCTCCAGTGCCCGCACGTCCTCACGCAGGCCCTGATGATTCAGGATACCCGCGCTGAGCTAAGCAGTCTGGATACCGACCGCAAGCTGAATGCCTCGCTCTCCTTCCTGGCCACCCAGGATAACCACCTGCGGGCGGCCGAAGTCGAGGAGTTTACCGCCGAGGTGCGGGCCGAAAACAAGCAGATTGTGGGCCTGCACCTCTCGGTTATGCTGTGGGATACCAACGATACCAGCCGGCGGGAAAACGTCGAGCGGGCCACGGCCGCTTTCCGCTACATGTTCGGCACGGAAAGCGTCGTGGAAAGCTACCTGGCCCTGCCGGTGTTCTTCGGCCTGCTGCCGGGCAACGCCAACCAGGTACCCGACCGCTGGCTGACCACCACCGCTGACCGGGGGGCCTGCTACATGCACTGGACCGCGACCTACAAGACGGACCCGGTAGGGGAATACCTCACTGACCGGTTCCGCAATCTGGTGCAGGTGAACCTGTTCAACACGGCGCTGGACAATCAGAATGCCATGGTTATCGGGCCTTCCGGCTCGGGCAAGTCCTACACTTTCGGCAACCTGATTGTGCAGCGCTACGAGAAAGGAGCGCGGCAGATTATCATGGACGTGGGCGGCACCTACCGCAACGTGCTGCAGTCCCTGAACGGGGAGGATTTCGACAACACCTACTTCGAGTACGACCCGCAGCGGCCCATCGAGTTCAACCCCTTCATCGTGCCCCGAGACAAAGCCAACGGGAACAAGTGGCTCTACAACGATGAGAAAACCAACTTCCACCTGGCCCTGATTGCTGCCCTCTGGAAAGGGGGCAAGGATACGGGCCTGGATAAGTCGGAGCGCACCATCCTCAGCCGGTTTCTGATTGAATACTACGTGTATCTCAACGAGCACGACAAGCTGGGGCAGAAGGATGAGGAGTTTCCCGGCATGGAAAGCTTCTACCGCTTCGTGGAGCGCTACGACGCCGATATGCAAAAGCCGGTGTCGGTACCCGGCGAAGGGCAGGAAGCAGACCCGTTGGACGGCGCGCGCCGGCAGTATCAGAAAAACATGAAGTACATCGACATGCACCAGTTCTTCCTGGTGCTGGGTCAGTACATCAGCGGCGGGCGCTACGAGCGGGTGCTCAACGCCAAGCGCGACGTGGATTTGAGCGAGTACCGGCTTATCTGCTTCGACCTGGCCAAAGTGCAGGCCGACCCCGACCTGTACCCGGTGGTGGCCATGCTCATCACCGAGCTGAGCCTGGACCTGTTCCGCAAGTTCCCGGATGACGTGAAGTACATCGCCCTGGACGAAGCCTGGACGATGCTTAGCGGGGTGCTCTCGGAATTCATCGAATCCATGTACCGCACGATTCGGAAGACCAACGGCTCGGTGACCATCATCACCCAGGGCATCACCGAGATTACCAGCAGCAAGATTGGCCCGGCCATCATCAACAACTCGGCTACCAAAATTATCCTGCGCCACATCAACCCGGACTCGCTGGCCCAGCTGCAGGCCCCGCTCGGCCTGACGGGCCACGAGATGGACTTAATTAAGTCGGTGCGCTCTACCGATGCTCTGCGCGAGTTCTTCATCAAGCAGGGAGCAAAAGGGAAGGTATTTGCCCTGGAGGCCTCGCCCCAGCTCGATGCCATCCTGACTTCCAAGCCGGTGGAGCGCAACCACCTCAATAAGCTGGTGAAGTTCTACCAGCAGACCAACCGCCGCCCCAAAGTGGACAAGGCTGGCCAGCTCGTGGTCGGCACCGATGGGGAGATACAGTACGAGGACGTGAAAGTGCAGCGCCTCGACTACGCCGTGGACCAGTTTGTCGAAGATAAGCAGAGCCGCAAGCTCGGGGGAAATGATGAGCAACTTTCTAATGGTGGCCTACGGCATCGACCCGGGGTTTCTGCGCGCCTGTGA
- the traM gene encoding conjugative transposon protein TraM, whose amino-acid sequence MEPITSPNQPAVRPPNPDNEQEQRSAAAVEKRTPTEILRTNWMAFAGLLLVLVVGGLFLWLKSAKEAAQQEKEPVAAASANIEPEIASPETSPVSPVASPSAQIEAQRRAEMDAKSAPATPTDEDVVDVFAVDTTGQALRRRRRAQAFSQAAARRAEAARVAAADVDTIETTIQDPSTGSYRSETLVVPRRRNTASGGGGRRRTSSAAAHSLVPARDADGTPFETDPDVLAMLASSPPETRAAYERMTGKRYRDPNQTAQLLANRMNAPGMDGFNTVKVGNSSRMMAQGNYQQQQQLTPDVFFKCVINGEQKVRTGSVVILRLLEDAVVSGVTFPKNMVFAAVATVGNNNVTLEVNRLGPTRVEADIYDFNYMPGIMIDPVKRIAKDASMAGSDLQQQTTQELSTAIDRSASAANSVVGVGGRVAATVLSRPKTRTKLRDVLLPDGYPILITTAAAGQLGPEAASGR is encoded by the coding sequence ATGGAACCCATCACCTCCCCAAATCAGCCGGCCGTTCGGCCGCCGAACCCCGATAATGAGCAGGAGCAGCGGTCAGCGGCCGCGGTTGAGAAACGTACGCCCACCGAAATTCTGCGCACCAACTGGATGGCTTTTGCCGGCCTGCTGCTGGTGCTCGTGGTCGGGGGCCTTTTCCTATGGCTTAAGTCCGCGAAGGAAGCCGCCCAACAGGAAAAGGAGCCGGTAGCGGCGGCCTCGGCCAATATTGAGCCGGAAATTGCTTCGCCCGAAACCTCGCCGGTTTCGCCCGTCGCCTCGCCTTCGGCCCAAATTGAGGCCCAGCGCCGCGCCGAGATGGACGCCAAATCGGCCCCGGCGACCCCAACCGATGAAGATGTGGTTGATGTGTTTGCCGTCGATACGACCGGGCAGGCGCTGCGTCGGCGGCGGCGCGCTCAGGCTTTCTCGCAGGCGGCAGCCCGTCGCGCCGAGGCCGCCCGCGTGGCCGCGGCCGACGTGGATACTATCGAGACGACTATTCAGGACCCAAGTACCGGCTCTTACCGCTCGGAAACGCTGGTGGTGCCTCGTCGCCGTAACACGGCCAGCGGCGGCGGTGGCCGGCGGCGCACCTCTTCGGCTGCTGCCCATAGCCTGGTGCCGGCGCGGGACGCGGACGGTACCCCGTTTGAAACCGACCCGGACGTGTTGGCGATGCTGGCCAGCTCCCCGCCCGAAACCCGCGCTGCCTACGAGCGCATGACGGGCAAACGCTACCGCGACCCCAACCAGACCGCGCAGCTGCTGGCCAACCGGATGAATGCCCCCGGCATGGATGGCTTCAATACCGTCAAGGTGGGCAACTCCTCGCGCATGATGGCGCAGGGCAACTACCAGCAGCAACAGCAGCTCACTCCCGACGTGTTTTTTAAGTGCGTCATCAACGGGGAGCAGAAAGTTCGCACCGGCTCGGTGGTCATTCTGCGCCTGCTGGAAGATGCCGTGGTCAGCGGCGTAACCTTCCCCAAAAACATGGTCTTCGCGGCCGTGGCCACGGTGGGCAATAACAACGTGACGCTGGAAGTCAACCGCCTTGGGCCCACGCGAGTCGAGGCTGACATTTACGACTTCAACTACATGCCCGGCATCATGATTGACCCGGTGAAGCGCATTGCCAAAGATGCCTCCATGGCCGGCAGCGACCTGCAGCAGCAGACCACGCAGGAACTCAGTACCGCCATCGACCGCTCGGCCTCGGCCGCTAACTCGGTGGTGGGCGTCGGGGGCCGTGTCGCGGCGACGGTGCTCTCCCGGCCCAAAACGCGCACCAAGCTGCGCGACGTGCTGCTCCCCGATGGCTACCCCATCCTGATTACCACGGCGGCGGCCGGCCAGTTGGGGCCGGAAGCCGCGAGTGGCCGCTGA
- a CDS encoding toprim domain-containing protein — protein sequence MNAPRENDPNELDRFKRDIDLVDYAERQGYQIKKEGKRGDWHQLEKDGEVLIVTRKDDHQVYLNTGDDRDKGSVIDFAKTRGGDGHGLNLGQVRQQLREYLNDGPAPTRAYAPAADVTRLNALSVGNPDHERQAEEDRRTRLISEVLGVKRELTDRTYLHGRGIEDQTIDSPAFQGRIFTAQQNEHKNTAFPLYNAEGLASVEQKNEHYKNLLPLPKNGIWVSHPTEGKGTQVERIIVSESAIDSLSHHQLKSGQDQKNTIYIATSGTPTEAQVALIQRVIDKQEPREVVLANDRDAGGGSST from the coding sequence ATGAATGCACCCCGTGAGAACGACCCCAACGAGCTTGACCGGTTCAAGCGTGATATTGACCTCGTAGACTACGCCGAGCGGCAGGGCTACCAGATAAAAAAGGAAGGCAAGCGCGGCGACTGGCACCAGCTCGAAAAAGACGGGGAGGTGCTCATCGTCACGCGCAAAGATGACCATCAGGTGTACCTCAATACCGGCGACGACCGGGACAAGGGCAGCGTCATTGATTTTGCGAAAACCCGGGGCGGTGATGGCCACGGGCTGAATTTGGGGCAGGTCCGCCAGCAGCTACGCGAGTATCTGAATGACGGGCCTGCCCCAACTCGTGCCTATGCCCCGGCCGCCGACGTGACCCGGCTGAACGCGTTGTCCGTTGGCAACCCCGACCACGAGCGCCAGGCCGAGGAAGACCGCCGGACGCGGCTGATTTCCGAGGTGCTGGGCGTGAAGCGGGAACTGACCGACCGCACGTACCTGCACGGCCGGGGCATCGAGGACCAGACTATTGACAGCCCGGCCTTTCAGGGCCGCATCTTCACCGCGCAGCAGAACGAGCATAAGAACACGGCCTTTCCCTTATACAACGCCGAGGGGCTGGCCAGCGTCGAGCAGAAGAATGAGCACTACAAGAACCTGCTTCCATTGCCTAAAAACGGCATTTGGGTATCCCACCCCACCGAGGGGAAAGGCACTCAGGTAGAGCGCATCATCGTCAGTGAGTCGGCCATTGATTCGTTGTCCCACCACCAGCTGAAAAGCGGCCAGGACCAGAAAAACACCATCTACATTGCTACCAGCGGCACGCCGACCGAGGCCCAGGTAGCCCTGATTCAGCGGGTGATTGACAAGCAGGAGCCCCGGGAGGTCGTGTTGGCCAACGACCGCGACGCCGGGGGCGGCAGTTCAACATGA